The following coding sequences lie in one Hyalangium gracile genomic window:
- a CDS encoding DUF58 domain-containing protein → MARRRRWSFFMPPEEHRFLRYLSDRYRAWLTPLGQAMLWATGAAALMMLWGLPPAIAFFSFCAGMLVAGISAGLPFRPRLTLSRRMPPPVSAGDTLLYRVVVENRGSRPARKVVVEERMLPPELKLAGDPPVLEVLAPGEKAEVTLSLECTTRGAYELPWLQASSFFPSALVKWPRRAPGKERLLVYPRFTPLARFDVPHGRNYQPGGIPIASSVGESTELAGTREWREGDRTRDIHWPSLARTGRLVVKEYQEEYFVRLAMVLDVETRTARDDALFERSLSLAAGIADVLARQEYIIDIFAAGSQVFHFQAGRALAHFEHILEILACLEAEDRLDMTALEAALLPEAGKLSAVVLVMMDWDEARAALIRKLKAHGVAVRVLSVRPDRRPEGLSAEEVVELP, encoded by the coding sequence ATGGCTCGCCGCCGCCGCTGGTCCTTCTTCATGCCTCCGGAGGAGCACCGCTTCCTCCGGTACCTGAGCGACCGCTACCGGGCGTGGCTCACGCCGCTCGGACAGGCGATGCTGTGGGCCACGGGCGCCGCGGCGCTGATGATGCTCTGGGGCCTGCCTCCGGCGATCGCCTTCTTCTCCTTCTGCGCCGGCATGCTGGTGGCGGGCATCTCGGCCGGGCTGCCCTTCCGGCCCCGGCTCACGCTCTCGCGACGCATGCCGCCTCCCGTGTCCGCGGGCGACACCCTGCTCTACCGCGTGGTGGTCGAGAACCGAGGCAGCAGGCCCGCGCGCAAGGTGGTGGTGGAGGAGCGCATGCTGCCTCCGGAGCTGAAGCTGGCGGGCGATCCTCCCGTGCTGGAGGTGCTGGCTCCCGGCGAGAAGGCGGAAGTGACGCTGTCGCTGGAGTGCACCACGCGCGGGGCCTACGAGCTGCCCTGGCTCCAGGCCTCCAGCTTCTTTCCCTCCGCGCTGGTGAAGTGGCCGCGCCGGGCGCCGGGCAAGGAGCGGCTCCTCGTCTACCCGCGCTTCACCCCGCTGGCGCGCTTCGATGTGCCCCACGGGCGCAACTACCAGCCCGGCGGCATCCCCATCGCCTCCAGCGTCGGCGAGTCCACCGAGCTGGCCGGCACCCGCGAGTGGCGCGAGGGGGACCGCACCCGGGACATCCACTGGCCCTCGCTGGCGAGGACGGGGCGGCTCGTCGTGAAGGAGTACCAGGAGGAGTACTTCGTCCGTCTGGCCATGGTGCTGGACGTGGAGACGCGCACCGCTCGGGATGACGCGCTGTTCGAGCGCAGCCTCTCGCTGGCCGCGGGCATCGCGGACGTGCTCGCCCGCCAGGAGTACATCATCGACATCTTCGCGGCCGGCTCCCAGGTGTTCCACTTCCAGGCGGGCCGGGCCCTGGCGCACTTCGAGCACATCCTGGAGATCCTCGCGTGCCTCGAGGCGGAGGATCGGCTGGACATGACGGCCCTGGAGGCCGCGCTGCTGCCCGAGGCCGGGAAGCTCTCCGCCGTCGTCCTGGTGATGATGGACTGGGACGAGGCGCGGGCCGCGCTGATCCGCAAGCTGAAGGCGCACGGCGTCGCCGTGAGGGTGCTCTCCGTCCGGCCCGACCGCCGGCCCGAGGGGCTCTCTGCCGAGGAAGTGGTGGAGCTGCCATGA
- a CDS encoding transglutaminase family protein, with product MSETPARTSRLARGAELLPVLAALAFNALAHDRWLLCGPVAGLLLLLVMLGKQPEYSPRLLLISAILGGAAGAAMSGFWPVIGPIPPIVMGPLCGALVGLSAICGLCGRQTYATTYALLLAALSAAVRGSGTVFVGLGIMAASLLVVAFIRGRIGQAGLAGGLAFGAFALVTLGVAFGLLRFVRASEGVVTDMVFRLAQNAPRFSGASMQSEISLERRGRMPDTGRLLMELRGDRPERLRTTVYDTFDGTRWTTSRTLEQTLLPLVPPRPDEPLRSTELTLLQALRPYLPAPAGIRSVAGAAPKVLGGWVLRGEGRTGTTLTLRHEPREQLPAEPPPGEALTALPEPLRAELLPLALELTRGATTPRARAEALEQWFREKHLYSLSVDLSGEGSPLAVLIRERRPAWCTYFASAMAALLRTLGTPARMVGGFVPQEKNPFSDAFLIRERDAHAWVEVYLPEEGRFVAFDPTPWQSREELEAQQSTGTLGAAWQAFSSALRRGWARLLESPLEVLADVANHPLTWLVVAVGVVWRLLKRYRFGRAPKVRQAMRGADPGLAAAYARYLRAMKRGADLVPGPTETDEELLHRLRASRGARAGAVAEEFLTRYRQARYGGGAVDPATLGTLTTELERVLRQEP from the coding sequence ATGAGCGAGACGCCTGCCAGGACCTCCCGCCTCGCGCGAGGAGCGGAGCTGCTGCCGGTGCTCGCCGCGCTGGCCTTCAACGCGCTGGCCCACGACCGGTGGCTGCTGTGCGGCCCCGTGGCCGGCCTGCTGCTCCTCCTGGTGATGCTGGGGAAGCAGCCGGAGTACTCGCCCCGGCTGCTGCTCATCTCGGCGATCCTGGGAGGCGCGGCGGGCGCGGCGATGAGTGGGTTCTGGCCCGTCATCGGTCCCATTCCCCCCATCGTGATGGGGCCGCTGTGCGGCGCCCTGGTGGGCCTGAGCGCCATCTGCGGCCTCTGCGGAAGACAGACGTACGCCACCACCTATGCCCTGCTGCTGGCGGCGCTCAGTGCGGCGGTGCGCGGCTCCGGCACGGTGTTCGTGGGCCTGGGGATCATGGCCGCGAGCCTGCTGGTGGTCGCGTTCATCCGAGGCCGCATCGGACAGGCTGGACTGGCGGGAGGGCTCGCGTTCGGCGCCTTCGCGCTGGTGACGCTCGGCGTCGCTTTCGGGCTGCTGCGCTTCGTTCGAGCCAGCGAGGGCGTGGTGACGGACATGGTCTTCCGGCTGGCGCAGAATGCGCCCCGGTTCTCGGGCGCATCCATGCAGTCGGAGATCTCCCTCGAGCGCAGGGGCCGGATGCCCGACACCGGCAGGCTCCTCATGGAGCTGAGGGGCGACCGCCCGGAGCGGCTGCGGACGACCGTGTATGACACCTTCGATGGTACCCGGTGGACGACCTCTCGCACGCTCGAGCAGACCTTGCTCCCCCTGGTGCCTCCCAGGCCAGACGAGCCGCTGCGCTCCACCGAGCTCACGCTGCTGCAGGCGCTGCGCCCCTACCTCCCCGCTCCGGCCGGGATTCGCTCGGTGGCGGGCGCTGCGCCCAAGGTGCTTGGAGGCTGGGTGCTGCGCGGGGAAGGAAGGACAGGCACCACCCTCACCCTGCGCCACGAGCCGCGAGAGCAACTCCCGGCGGAGCCGCCTCCGGGCGAGGCCCTCACGGCGCTCCCCGAGCCGCTGCGGGCCGAGCTGCTCCCCCTGGCCCTGGAGCTCACCCGCGGCGCCACCACGCCCCGGGCCCGCGCCGAGGCGCTGGAGCAGTGGTTCCGTGAGAAGCACCTGTACTCGCTCTCGGTGGACCTGAGTGGAGAGGGCAGCCCCCTGGCCGTGCTCATCCGCGAGCGCCGGCCCGCGTGGTGCACCTACTTCGCGAGCGCGATGGCGGCGCTCCTGCGCACCCTGGGCACCCCCGCGCGCATGGTGGGAGGCTTCGTGCCCCAGGAGAAGAACCCCTTCTCCGACGCCTTCCTGATCCGCGAGCGCGACGCTCACGCCTGGGTGGAGGTGTATCTCCCGGAAGAAGGGCGCTTCGTCGCCTTCGATCCCACGCCCTGGCAGAGCCGGGAGGAGCTCGAGGCCCAGCAGTCCACGGGGACCCTGGGCGCCGCATGGCAGGCCTTCTCCTCCGCGCTCCGCCGGGGATGGGCGCGTCTGCTGGAGTCTCCCCTGGAGGTGCTGGCCGACGTGGCGAACCACCCGCTGACCTGGCTCGTCGTGGCTGTCGGTGTGGTGTGGCGCCTGTTGAAGCGGTACCGGTTCGGGCGGGCGCCCAAGGTTCGCCAGGCCATGCGGGGGGCTGATCCGGGCCTGGCGGCGGCCTACGCACGCTACCTCCGCGCGATGAAGCGAGGCGCGGACCTCGTCCCCGGCCCCACGGAGACGGATGAGGAGCTGCTCCACCGCCTGCGCGCCTCGCGAGGAGCGCGCGCCGGAGCCGTCGCCGAGGAGTTCCTCACCCGCTACCGCCAGGCCCGCTATGGAGGTGGGGCCGTGGATCCGGCCACGCTGGGGACGCTCACCACCGAGCTCGAGCGAGTCCTCCGGCAGGAGCCCTGA
- a CDS encoding DUF885 domain-containing protein: MNMRSALVLLGLIASACATSSPAPAATAASTASSEDARFSTLLEEEWQWGLKEWPLFATIVGDERYNDRLEDLSAEAIERRKQHARELLERLKGIDRARLSEARQLDYDLFLRDTQTQVEGQRFPDEYVQLSQLGGVHDMMAQAAQTVPKRTAKDYGDFVKRLRAVPTLVDQSIALLRKGMAAKVTPPKVTLRDVAGLIQNQVVDAPEQSPIYRAVFEGFPPSLKPEEARLRAEVAAAIREAVVPAYRKLHSFFVTEYLPAARESIAMSTLPDGEAWYAFRVKDMTTTDLTPDAIHQMGLAEVARIRAEMEKVRAEAKFKGSLAEFTRFLLEDKRFTFASRQALVTAYRDVAKRVDPELPRLFRTLPRLPYGIRPVPEFSEKTVPAGYYTPGSQEVGRAGIFFVNTYDLPSRPSWQVDALVLHEAVPGHHFQIALAEEQGDVPQFRRYAGYGAFVEGWALYAESLGEELGLYQDPYSRFGGLASEMLRAVRLVVDTGLHTKGWTRDQAIAFFRENSGETPNDIIVEVDRYIVNPAQALCYKVGSLKIQELRTYAARELGPRFDVRLFHDQVLRSGALPLSILEARVKAWVAREKAR; the protein is encoded by the coding sequence ATGAACATGCGCTCCGCGCTCGTCCTGCTGGGGTTGATCGCCTCGGCCTGCGCTACTTCGTCCCCAGCCCCCGCCGCCACGGCTGCCTCTACGGCCTCGTCCGAGGATGCGCGCTTCAGCACGCTCCTGGAGGAGGAGTGGCAGTGGGGCCTGAAGGAGTGGCCCCTCTTCGCCACCATCGTCGGCGACGAGCGCTACAACGACCGGCTGGAGGACCTGTCCGCCGAGGCCATCGAGCGCCGCAAGCAGCACGCCCGCGAGCTGCTCGAGCGGCTGAAGGGCATCGACCGTGCGAGGCTCTCGGAGGCGCGTCAGCTCGACTACGATCTCTTCCTCCGGGACACGCAGACCCAGGTCGAGGGCCAGCGCTTCCCCGACGAGTACGTGCAGCTCAGCCAGCTCGGGGGCGTGCACGACATGATGGCGCAGGCCGCGCAGACCGTGCCCAAGCGCACCGCGAAGGACTACGGAGACTTCGTAAAACGGCTGCGCGCGGTGCCCACGCTGGTGGACCAGTCCATCGCGCTGCTGCGCAAGGGCATGGCCGCGAAGGTGACGCCGCCCAAGGTGACGCTGCGGGACGTGGCGGGCCTCATCCAGAACCAGGTCGTCGACGCGCCCGAGCAGAGCCCCATCTACCGTGCCGTCTTCGAGGGCTTTCCGCCCTCCCTGAAGCCGGAGGAGGCCCGGCTGCGCGCGGAGGTGGCCGCAGCCATCCGCGAGGCGGTGGTGCCCGCGTACCGCAAGCTGCACTCCTTCTTCGTGACGGAGTACCTCCCGGCTGCCCGCGAGTCGATCGCCATGTCCACGCTGCCAGACGGCGAGGCCTGGTACGCCTTCCGCGTGAAGGACATGACGACCACGGACCTCACGCCGGACGCCATCCACCAGATGGGACTGGCGGAGGTGGCCCGTATCCGCGCGGAGATGGAGAAGGTGAGGGCGGAGGCGAAGTTCAAGGGCTCGCTGGCGGAGTTCACCCGGTTCCTGCTCGAGGACAAGCGCTTCACCTTCGCTTCGCGCCAGGCGCTGGTGACGGCCTATCGGGACGTGGCCAAGCGCGTGGATCCGGAGCTGCCCCGCCTCTTCCGAACCCTGCCGCGCCTGCCGTACGGCATCCGCCCGGTGCCGGAGTTCTCGGAGAAGACCGTGCCCGCCGGCTACTACACACCGGGCTCGCAGGAGGTGGGCCGGGCCGGCATCTTCTTCGTCAACACCTATGATCTGCCTTCGCGCCCGAGCTGGCAGGTGGACGCGCTGGTGCTCCACGAGGCCGTGCCGGGCCATCACTTCCAGATCGCGCTCGCGGAGGAGCAGGGGGATGTGCCCCAGTTCCGCCGCTACGCTGGCTACGGCGCCTTCGTCGAGGGCTGGGCCCTCTATGCCGAGTCGCTCGGGGAGGAGCTCGGCCTGTATCAGGATCCGTACTCGAGGTTTGGCGGGCTCGCCTCGGAGATGCTGCGGGCCGTCCGGCTCGTGGTGGACACGGGCCTCCACACGAAGGGCTGGACGCGCGATCAGGCCATCGCCTTCTTCCGGGAGAACTCGGGAGAGACGCCGAACGACATCATCGTCGAGGTGGACCGCTACATCGTCAACCCGGCGCAGGCGCTCTGCTACAAGGTGGGCTCGCTGAAGATCCAGGAGCTGCGCACCTACGCCGCCCGAGAGCTCGGCCCGCGCTTCGACGTGCGCCTCTTCCACGATCAGGTGCTGCGCTCGGGCGCGCTGCCCCTGTCCATCCTGGAGGCCCGGGTGAAGGCGTGGGTGGCTCGCGAGAAGGCGCGATGA